In a single window of the Niabella ginsenosidivorans genome:
- a CDS encoding VOC family protein, giving the protein MGRLIDGLHHVTAISSSIQNNIDFYAGVLGLRLVKQTVNFDAPEVYHFYYGTETGAPSTLLTFFPYQGLINGRQGKGTASTTGFSADLAAMDYWLQRLKKFNIPYKKPQQRFPDEIVVYFEDEDGLGLELVFNEKDNRPGWNNTIIPKAYSIKGLYHVELWLDRAELTMNLFTDQLDHTVIRQSGNRTRLATADAPGHYIDLISTPESLKGLAGSGTVHHIALKATGPAAQETIRQRVIGRGLAPTPVKDRNYFTSVYFREPGGVLLEVATATPGFTTDEPPEALGMHLMLPPQFEHQRKHLTAILPPFKNNWSQFK; this is encoded by the coding sequence ATGGGCAGGCTTATAGATGGATTGCATCACGTAACAGCGATCAGCAGCAGCATACAAAACAATATTGATTTTTATGCCGGGGTGCTGGGCCTGCGGCTGGTAAAGCAAACGGTGAACTTTGATGCGCCGGAGGTGTATCATTTTTATTATGGTACTGAAACCGGCGCCCCCTCCACCCTGCTTACGTTTTTCCCCTACCAGGGCCTCATCAACGGCCGGCAGGGCAAAGGAACGGCAAGCACTACGGGGTTTTCTGCAGATCTGGCTGCAATGGATTACTGGCTGCAGCGGCTAAAAAAATTCAACATCCCTTACAAAAAGCCGCAGCAGCGGTTCCCGGATGAAATAGTGGTGTATTTTGAAGATGAGGACGGGCTGGGCCTCGAGCTGGTCTTTAATGAAAAAGACAACCGGCCGGGATGGAATAATACTATTATTCCAAAAGCGTACAGCATTAAAGGGCTGTACCACGTTGAGCTGTGGCTGGATCGTGCAGAGCTTACAATGAATTTATTCACAGATCAGCTTGATCACACTGTTATCCGGCAGTCCGGCAACAGGACCCGTCTGGCTACCGCAGACGCTCCGGGCCATTACATAGATCTTATAAGTACGCCGGAAAGCCTGAAGGGCCTGGCAGGAAGCGGCACTGTTCATCATATAGCACTTAAAGCAACCGGCCCGGCAGCACAGGAAACAATAAGGCAACGGGTCATTGGTCGGGGACTGGCTCCCACGCCTGTAAAGGATCGCAACTATTTTACATCCGTTTATTTCCGGGAGCCGGGCGGCGTTTTGCTGGAGGTGGCCACAGCCACTCCCGGGTTTACTACAGATGAGCCCCCGGAGGCATTAGGCATGCATCTTATGTTACCACCGCAATTTGAACATCAGCGGAAACATCTTACAGCAATATTACCTCCTTTTAAAAATAATTGGTCACAGTTCAAATAA
- a CDS encoding alpha/beta hydrolase: protein MHTLQIIKGGKELSEAEKALILLHGRGASAEDILSLAAHLQLTGFALLAPQATNHTWYPYSFMAPVHENEPWLSSAIDIVQQTTAAAEKAGITKDNIYYLGFSQGACLTLEFIARNATQYGGAVAFTGGLIGDRINPHRYKGDFKQTPVFIGTSDPDFHVPVERVYATANILKQMNADVTEKVYANMGHTINSDEISLANKLVFNRQR, encoded by the coding sequence ATGCATACATTACAGATCATCAAAGGTGGAAAGGAACTGAGCGAAGCTGAAAAAGCATTAATTCTGCTTCATGGCCGCGGTGCCAGCGCAGAAGATATACTATCCCTGGCAGCTCATTTGCAGCTCACCGGTTTTGCGTTGCTGGCACCGCAGGCCACCAACCATACCTGGTATCCTTATTCTTTTATGGCTCCGGTTCACGAAAATGAGCCCTGGCTGTCTTCCGCAATTGACATAGTGCAGCAAACAACTGCTGCAGCAGAGAAAGCAGGCATTACAAAAGACAATATCTACTACCTGGGCTTTTCCCAGGGCGCCTGCCTTACGCTGGAATTCATTGCACGGAATGCTACACAGTATGGCGGTGCCGTGGCTTTTACAGGCGGGCTGATCGGCGACAGGATCAACCCGCATCGTTATAAGGGCGATTTTAAGCAGACTCCTGTTTTTATCGGAACAAGCGATCCGGATTTTCATGTGCCGGTTGAGCGGGTATATGCCACCGCAAATATTCTGAAACAAATGAATGCGGATGTTACGGAAAAAGTATATGCCAATATGGGGCATACGATCAACAGTGATGAGATCAGCCTTGCCAATAAGCTCGTCTTTAACCGGCAGCGCTAA
- a CDS encoding TolC family protein has translation MKKMLPFLIPLLLSFNYCRAQQSLSLQDCIHKALENNTVARLARQSVETRQQQYNASKLNLLPKADLLAGYNHLSKPLTLDMGELKDGIVEGAANQSVNTANTLYNQITGNELPKAVQDRIYSTTESIINAFYPTGNPEISRQDFVTAGILFRQPIYLGGKLKALQELAKQQLESGKVNLDAVNDQLKFSIASQYIQILYLNSMLNKQAQLVTAFNKTQQSAEDLLKAEIIPPYQKKWADVIQAQGRTSYENLKLEKENALLQMKQLMGMALTDSVIINDTLADNAQLPPEFLDPDIEQNPDLRLLNSKHDEANIVVKTTKTANIPNVFGIANYQFLQKNLPAIMPPWMVGIEMQWSLLDWVQNSKKVKAARSLSTESELLIRQKKETLNLGTRIAQNKILSLRNQMLTLKMASSEAANTAAIVQTRLENSLASVKDVNDAQQLQFEAEKIYYTSLLAYKIAIATYFYILGKPETIAQFIN, from the coding sequence ATGAAAAAGATGCTGCCTTTCCTCATCCCTCTGCTGCTTTCTTTCAATTATTGCAGGGCACAACAGTCGCTTTCATTACAGGATTGCATTCATAAAGCGCTTGAAAATAACACGGTGGCCCGGCTGGCCAGACAGTCTGTTGAAACCCGTCAGCAGCAGTATAACGCTTCAAAATTAAACCTGCTGCCCAAAGCCGATCTGCTTGCAGGCTATAACCACCTTAGCAAGCCGCTCACGCTGGATATGGGTGAACTAAAAGATGGCATTGTGGAAGGCGCCGCTAACCAAAGTGTAAATACCGCCAATACCCTTTATAACCAGATCACAGGCAATGAGCTGCCAAAAGCGGTGCAGGATAGGATCTATTCTACAACAGAGAGCATCATTAATGCTTTTTATCCAACCGGTAACCCCGAAATCAGCAGGCAGGATTTTGTAACGGCAGGCATTCTTTTTCGCCAGCCCATTTACCTGGGCGGCAAATTAAAAGCCCTGCAGGAGCTTGCAAAGCAGCAGCTGGAATCCGGCAAGGTAAACCTGGATGCGGTGAATGATCAGTTAAAATTCAGCATCGCTTCCCAGTACATCCAGATCCTGTACCTCAACTCTATGCTTAATAAACAGGCCCAGCTGGTAACAGCTTTTAACAAAACCCAGCAGTCTGCTGAAGATTTGCTAAAAGCAGAGATCATTCCCCCCTATCAGAAAAAATGGGCAGATGTCATACAGGCACAGGGCCGCACCAGCTATGAAAACTTAAAACTGGAAAAGGAAAACGCATTGTTGCAAATGAAGCAGCTGATGGGCATGGCGCTGACAGATTCGGTTATCATCAATGACACTTTAGCTGACAATGCACAATTGCCACCGGAATTCTTAGACCCGGATATTGAACAAAACCCGGATCTGCGTTTATTAAACAGCAAGCACGATGAAGCGAATATTGTTGTAAAAACAACAAAAACAGCCAATATTCCCAATGTTTTCGGGATCGCCAACTATCAGTTCCTGCAAAAGAACTTACCAGCCATTATGCCACCATGGATGGTTGGCATTGAAATGCAGTGGAGCCTTTTAGACTGGGTACAGAACTCCAAAAAGGTAAAAGCAGCAAGATCCCTATCCACCGAAAGCGAATTGCTCATCCGGCAAAAAAAGGAAACGCTGAACCTGGGCACCCGTATAGCGCAAAATAAAATCCTGTCGCTGCGCAACCAGATGCTTACGTTAAAAATGGCAAGCAGTGAAGCCGCTAATACAGCAGCTATTGTACAAACAAGACTGGAGAACAGCCTGGCTTCCGTTAAAGATGTTAATGATGCGCAACAGCTGCAATTTGAAGCAGAAAAAATCTATTACACCTCCCTGTTGGCCTACAAGATTGCAATAGCAACCTATTTCTATATTTTAGGGAAGCCGGAAACCATAGCACAGTTCATCAATTAA
- a CDS encoding HlyD family secretion protein has protein sequence MEQQTNAPSRRKTAGFKNYRAILIPVVILLIAFFFLFRKDKNKPEATVTGMVDASSIDVSAGMPGRLEVIKVTVGDTVAEGQLLAALKSESFDVVSSQAADAVNIAQQNLDLLKRGVAPEVVQSAVNIQQIAEQQLDLVTKTYDRMIKLYDQGVISGQEKDLISFKYEAAKKELETAKLNVQLLRKGSNPQMLGSAASMLSQAKGAEQLAHNIKEGTEIKAPASGIITSLISKQGEMVNAGYPIMTLQKTNSFFVNFNIRQDQMSKIAKGTVVDLKIPGCVPEKMKGTVTELAPALGYANWVPADQSGQMELRTFSIKVTPQNSNAIQGLRSGMTAQLIVP, from the coding sequence ATGGAACAGCAAACAAATGCACCATCACGGCGTAAAACAGCGGGTTTTAAAAATTACCGGGCAATTTTAATTCCTGTTGTGATACTGCTTATTGCCTTTTTCTTCCTGTTCAGGAAAGATAAAAACAAGCCGGAAGCAACGGTTACCGGTATGGTAGACGCCTCCAGCATAGACGTAAGCGCCGGTATGCCGGGACGGCTGGAAGTAATAAAGGTAACGGTGGGCGACACGGTTGCCGAAGGACAATTGCTGGCCGCTCTGAAAAGTGAAAGTTTTGACGTTGTAAGCTCACAGGCGGCTGATGCGGTAAACATTGCACAGCAAAACCTGGATCTTTTAAAAAGAGGGGTGGCACCGGAAGTAGTGCAGTCTGCGGTGAACATTCAGCAGATCGCGGAGCAGCAGCTGGACCTGGTTACAAAAACCTATGACCGTATGATCAAATTATACGATCAGGGCGTTATTTCAGGACAGGAAAAGGACCTGATCAGCTTTAAATATGAGGCTGCAAAAAAGGAGCTGGAAACCGCCAAACTCAATGTGCAGTTGCTGCGCAAAGGAAGCAACCCGCAAATGCTGGGGTCAGCAGCATCAATGCTCAGCCAGGCAAAAGGCGCCGAGCAACTGGCCCATAATATAAAAGAAGGCACTGAAATAAAAGCACCTGCCTCAGGCATTATTACCTCGCTGATCTCCAAACAGGGAGAAATGGTAAACGCGGGTTACCCCATAATGACGCTCCAGAAAACCAATTCTTTTTTTGTCAACTTTAATATCCGGCAGGACCAGATGTCAAAAATAGCAAAGGGCACTGTAGTGGATCTGAAGATACCGGGCTGTGTGCCCGAGAAAATGAAAGGAACGGTAACGGAACTGGCGCCCGCTCTGGGCTATGCCAACTGGGTACCGGCCGACCAGTCGGGTCAGATGGAGCTGCGCACCTTCAGCATCAAAGTAACGCCACAAAACAGCAATGCAATACAGGGGCTACGTTCCGGAATGACCGCACAACTGATAGTACCCTGA
- a CDS encoding ABC transporter permease: MNTFAHIIIREWKRIVSLPAHYVVLLVIPPVVFLFFGLIYNKKFAEDMPVMVWDEDHSALSTRLTDILNATQSIRISSIATDENQVRSAIRSGRVSGAIHFPPRMEANLKSNHPSVVTVYTNAAAIVPAKLIYKDAAGVIVKGGLAVVLQKFTRQGMPEGKAMALLQPIQLNTVTLYNPDYNYQQYLTPGLITVGFQMALILAGVLLINYEKKQKRLKS, translated from the coding sequence ATGAATACTTTTGCCCACATAATTATAAGAGAGTGGAAGCGGATCGTATCCCTGCCGGCGCACTATGTAGTGCTGCTGGTGATTCCGCCGGTTGTGTTCCTGTTCTTTGGCCTTATTTACAATAAAAAATTCGCAGAGGATATGCCCGTCATGGTCTGGGATGAAGACCATTCGGCGCTCAGCACCCGGCTTACTGATATACTCAATGCCACTCAAAGCATCCGCATCAGCAGCATTGCAACCGATGAAAACCAGGTGCGGTCGGCAATTAGAAGCGGCAGGGTTTCCGGAGCCATACACTTTCCGCCGCGCATGGAAGCCAATCTCAAAAGCAATCACCCCTCCGTAGTAACCGTTTATACCAATGCAGCGGCCATTGTGCCCGCTAAACTGATCTATAAAGATGCGGCCGGCGTTATTGTAAAAGGCGGGCTGGCAGTAGTACTGCAAAAGTTTACCAGGCAGGGAATGCCGGAAGGGAAGGCTATGGCGTTATTACAGCCCATCCAGCTCAATACCGTTACCCTTTATAACCCTGATTATAATTACCAGCAGTACCTCACACCCGGACTGATCACGGTTGGCTTCCAGATGGCGCTGATCCTGGCGGGCGTTTTGCTGATCAACTATGAAAAAAAACAAAAACGTTTGAAGAGCTGA
- a CDS encoding ABC transporter permease, which translates to MGKNIAHLTVAWINYLLIAGIIFPLYGLSKPGAFWPFFVLFSLLSLACIGIGILVSTIVSDVITATDVALFYTSPAFVFSGFTFPRWAMPWYDQFYAGLMPYTPFLDGFIKVYFMQLPLYYARKECGVLLLFIGVTLLVSIILLQQKINNNKTVLA; encoded by the coding sequence ATTGGAAAAAACATTGCCCATTTAACCGTGGCCTGGATCAATTACCTTTTAATTGCCGGAATTATCTTTCCGCTTTACGGGCTTTCCAAACCCGGTGCCTTCTGGCCTTTCTTTGTACTTTTTTCCCTGTTATCCCTGGCCTGTATTGGTATTGGGATCCTGGTTTCCACCATTGTCAGTGATGTTATTACGGCAACGGATGTGGCGCTGTTCTATACGTCCCCTGCTTTTGTGTTCAGTGGTTTTACTTTCCCCCGGTGGGCCATGCCCTGGTACGACCAGTTTTATGCCGGCCTGATGCCATACACTCCTTTTCTTGACGGATTTATAAAAGTATATTTCATGCAGCTGCCTTTATACTATGCCCGTAAGGAATGTGGCGTGCTGCTTCTTTTTATTGGTGTAACACTACTGGTATCCATCATATTGCTTCAACAAAAAATAAATAACAACAAAACGGTTCTGGCTTGA